GCGCGTTCTGGTCAACGAAAAACCGGCAAAGGCCTCCCGGAAAATAAGAGAGGGGGACAGGGTCTGCGTGAATCCCCCCGAAGCGCGGCCGGCAAAACCGGTTCCGGAAAAAATTCCCCTCGATGTTCTCTTTGAAGATTCCGATCTGATCGTCATCAACAAACCGGCCTTTATGGTGGTTCATCCCGGCGCCGGCCACGAGACGGGGACGTTGACGAATGCCCTTTTAGCCCACTGCAAGGATCTCTCCGGCATCGGTGGTGTCATGCGGCCCGGCATCGTCCATCGGCTGGACAAAGGGACCTCCGGGGCGATGGTCATTGCCAAAAACGACCGAACGCATATCGCCCTCTCCGAACAGTTTAAAAAAAGAAAGGTAAAGAAAATCTACTGGGCTGTCGTTTATGGGAAAATGAAAAAACCGACCGGGACCTTTTCCGGTTTTATTTCACGGAGCCCGTCCCATCGAAAAAAATTCTCCGTGAGCGAAACGAAAGGGAAAGAGGCGGTGACGCATTATCGTATGCTTAAAGAAGGGAAGGGGCTTTCTCTTTTGGAACTGAAGCTTGAGACGGGAAGAACGCGCCAGATCCGCGTCCATCTGACAAACGCGGGGCACGGCGTTGTCGGCGATCCGCTCTATGGCGGACATATGCAGAGGACAAAACAGATCCAAAACGCGGAGGCACGAAATTTTTTGCGGGC
This sequence is a window from Deltaproteobacteria bacterium. Protein-coding genes within it:
- a CDS encoding RluA family pseudouridine synthase, whose translation is MTRLDQLLFARRIAPSRSQIARWIREGRVLVNEKPAKASRKIREGDRVCVNPPEARPAKPVPEKIPLDVLFEDSDLIVINKPAFMVVHPGAGHETGTLTNALLAHCKDLSGIGGVMRPGIVHRLDKGTSGAMVIAKNDRTHIALSEQFKKRKVKKIYWAVVYGKMKKPTGTFSGFISRSPSHRKKFSVSETKGKEAVTHYRMLKEGKGLSLLELKLETGRTRQIRVHLTNAGHGVVGDPLYGGHMQRTKQIQNAEARNFLRALDHTLLHARCLAFCHPGTNETMEFEAKLPEDFERAVDLCF